A part of Lagopus muta isolate bLagMut1 chromosome 26, bLagMut1 primary, whole genome shotgun sequence genomic DNA contains:
- the LOC125684799 gene encoding PHD finger protein 7-like: MSQWWQGAAIVTHGAGSRAKAAGLRAWSVRPGEVQREQGLFKCSPLTRNMSSRKRKAPDSGEQVCMLCRRADVDPNICGRTFAESDLCVHEFCLLFSLKKNTFFEESDPWEETLRLPVGTIRCRIKQADQKQCFVCGERGAAISCAERGCARSFHLPCAADGECVTQFFGQHRSFCCEHRPRQAAEAAPPQGTDCVICLEPLEDSTSYQTLWCPACKHTWFHRRCVQGQATNAGTMCFQCPICRDTEQFRAEMSTLGIQVPVRRPSWWDDNTYPSLLRRHRRCDVSKCLYPGGREQAEVNGPWQLLLCSSCAAEGTHRRCSYLSNRVGSWECDSCAGIGTASSSNTERAGPSTNTERAGPSTSSQGAPEPPRGSQGPENISSGSSSQAASGPSHRSQLPENSRLPSEPGTRQRAIGPRLPEDQEASLRRRGRRGSGRATAPRTSSSSRRSTPRRAPRPSSDSPNHIPTARPQSAQEQPGANDTCSTWSTSAKTTNPTLIYISLLNLVNISQDDKSTLIYISLLNLVNISQDNKSHPHPHQLHSSRLFLGFMHHQIRMPRIPSTLASKDSSNGVS; encoded by the exons ATGTCACAGTGGTGGCAGGGAGCGGCCATTGTGACCCacggggctgggagcagagcaaaggctgccggGCTCAGAGCGTGGTCAGTGCGGCCTGGTGAGGTGCAGAGAGAGCAGGGACTCTTCAAGTGCTCACCGTTGACGCGCAACATGTCCAGTAGGAAGCGGAAGGCCCCCGACTCCGGGGAGCAAG TGTGCATGCTGTGTCGCCGGGCGGATGTCGACCCGAACATCTGCGGGCGCACCTTTGCCGAGAGCGACCTTTGCGTGCATGAGTTCTGCTTG cttttttctttgaagaaaaacacattctttGAAGAAAGCGACCCCTGGGAGGAAACGCTGCGCCTCCCCGTTGGGACCATCAGATGCAGAATCAAGCAGGCGGACCAGAAG CAATGCTTTGTTTGTGGCGAGAGAGGAGCCGCCATCAGCTGCGCAGAGAGAGGCTGTGCACGCAGCTTCCACCTGCCCTGCGCCGCGGACGGTGAATGCGTCACCCAGTTCTTTGGGCAGCACAG gtccttctgctgCGAGCACCGCCCGCGACAGGCAGCGGAGGCAGCTCCACCCCAAGGCACTGACTGCGTCATCTGCCTGGAGCCCCTGGAGGACAGCACGTCCTACCAGACCCTGTGGTGCCCAGCGTGCAAGCACACCTGGTTCCACCGCCGCTGCGTCCAG GGGCAGGCCACGAACGCCGGCACCATGTGCTTCCAGTGCCCCATTTGTCGAGACACGGAGCAATTCCGGGCAGAAATGTCCACTCTGGGGATCCAAGTCCCAGTCAG GAGACCGTCTTGGTGGGATGACAACACCTACCCATCACTTCTGCGGAGGCACAGGCGCTGCGATGTCAGCAAGTGCCTTTACCcaggaggcagggagcaggcagaggtGAATGG gccctggcagctgctgctctgcagctcctgtgctgcagaagggacCCACCGACGATGCTCCTACCTGAGCAACAGAGTTGGCAGCTGGgagtgtgacagctgtgctggcatAGGCACCG CCTCCAGCAGCAACACGGAGCGCGCCGGACCCAGCACCAACACGGAGCGCGCCGGCCCCAGCACTTCCAGCCAAGGGGCTCCGGAGCCTCCCCGTGGCTCCCAGGGACCGGAGAACATCAGCTCCGgctccagcagccaggcagcatcGGGCCCCTCACACCGGTCCCAGCTGCCTGAGAACAGCCGCCTGCCCAGTGAGCCTGGGACACGGCAGAGGGCAATCGGCCCACGCCTCCCTGAGGATCAGGAGGCATCTCTGCGGCGCCGAGGACGCCGCGGGAGCGGCCGTGCAACAGCCCCGcgcaccagcagcagctcccgcAGGTCCACCCCACGGAGGGCACCGCGGCCCTCCAGCGACTCCCCG AaccacatccccacagccagACCTCAGTCTGCACAGGAGCAGCCGGGTGCCAATGACACCTGCTCAACTTGGTCAACATCAGCCAAGACGACAAATCCCACGCTCATTTACATCAGCTTGCTCAACTTGGTCAACATCAGCCAAGACGACAAATCCACGCTCATTTACATCAGCTTGCTCAACTTGGTCAACATCAGCCAAGACAATAaatcccacccccacccccatcaGCTTCATTCTTCTCGTCTTTTCCTGGG GTTCATGCACCAccagatcaggatgcccaggatcccatccacCCTGGCCTCAAAGGACTCCAGCAACGGGGTGTCCTGA